From the genome of Candidatus Cloacimonadota bacterium, one region includes:
- a CDS encoding GNAT family N-acetyltransferase, whose translation MNKFEIRRVRPEDKEIITDICSRIWEGDDYIPSIFDIWVNDKKGEFTALLYEGKIVGMGKLTYLTDTDVWLEGLRADPQAKLHGVGKAINAYYLKKLKRRKNIRSIRFATYFGNVQSRKLSENAGFRVIHTMSNKYYEIKKREQNRLLRKIVKDKIDRAEVSFTELCDYIEKSKYLKLSKNFLCLSWTAYPYSREMIREFFYDTGQHFVIKRAGKIVGAVLYDTNISNRSYTTISLLETKDLEIAKELFEYVKLESARLGHEQIETKFPTTPFFMEIAQKLEMKSWEQEDDFLIYELQQGD comes from the coding sequence GAAGATAAAGAGATAATTACCGATATCTGCAGTCGGATATGGGAAGGTGATGATTATATACCGTCGATATTTGATATCTGGGTAAATGATAAGAAGGGTGAGTTCACCGCTCTGTTATATGAGGGTAAGATCGTTGGTATGGGGAAGTTAACCTATCTAACTGATACAGATGTCTGGCTGGAAGGGTTGCGAGCTGATCCGCAAGCAAAATTGCATGGTGTTGGTAAAGCTATAAATGCCTATTATTTAAAAAAGCTGAAGCGGAGAAAGAACATCAGATCGATCCGCTTTGCGACCTATTTTGGTAATGTGCAGTCGCGCAAACTATCGGAAAATGCTGGTTTCAGAGTGATCCATACGATGTCCAACAAGTACTATGAGATCAAAAAAAGAGAGCAGAATAGATTGCTTAGGAAAATAGTCAAAGATAAGATCGACAGAGCAGAGGTCTCCTTCACTGAATTGTGTGACTATATCGAAAAGTCGAAGTATTTAAAGCTCTCTAAAAACTTTCTCTGTCTCAGCTGGACTGCCTATCCATATTCCAGAGAGATGATCAGAGAATTTTTCTATGATACAGGGCAGCATTTTGTCATCAAGAGAGCCGGAAAGATAGTCGGAGCGGTTCTCTATGACACGAATATCTCTAATAGATCATATACGACTATCTCTCTCTTGGAAACCAAAGATCTGGAGATAGCGAAAGAGCTGTTTGAGTATGTAAAGTTAGAATCTGCCCGGCTGGGACATGAACAAATAGAGACCAAGTTTCCAACAACACCCTTTTTTATGGAGATAGCTCAAAAGCTGGAAATGAAGAGTTGGGAACAAGAAGATGATTTCTTGATCTATGAGCTGCAGCAGGGTGACTGA